The following proteins are encoded in a genomic region of Sorangiineae bacterium MSr12523:
- a CDS encoding helix-turn-helix transcriptional regulator, with protein sequence MGANFGEPKATGATGVSGVGYAFGEFRFSPEARNLSLWGESLHLGSRALGILRVLVERAGSVVTVDELLTLVWPDTTVEETNLRVQIAALRKVFARGEQGRGAIETVPRGYRFTLPVSRWADDSSEAESPAEHTDNLPAVLATTVGRAETIARLARLLTEQRLVTICGPGGVGKTTVAIEVARHCLPRFADGICFVDFSSIADPGLVTSAIASALGVAVHSNEPMAGVFSYLHKKRMLLLLDTCEHVVDAVASSVELLLSQLSHLRILATSREVLRATGEWAYRLPSLSHPTHPDGLTAADALSYSAVDLFVQCARATCDQFELQDANAAVVAAICHRLDGMPLAIEFAAARVGELALREISARLDDRFNTLTRGRRTALPRHKTLAATLEWSYQLLPREEQAMLRQLSVFRGRFTADAALAVAGTRWARSTALTYLSNLFSKSLLTVDVGGEAPLYRLLDTTRAFAAEQRTAEEWHEASLRHATHMLASLKEFDIDYESGDDRDWTEHHRTLIDDLRGAIAWALSESGSRDLGLQLIGNALQICYALSLFDECARRLKGVLEATPETPVTDPLALGRVWQMYGHAMWQTAEPIQTVIGAFRTTLELARNAGSIEQQRQALFSLHLAFAQNGDYAQCLSVAKEYASIAKTFSSFGVALRHQRMMAVALHGTGEQEGARAYVAQMLTDEADPAGKGRPRGIRVSTCVAIRPTLARILWLQGYPEQAWECACNGVERARAIDQPLQVAWAIAFGVVPVACWMGKIAEAKEFADLLLATSLEHSLILNYRFGQAYQAVLDGTFDAGGEPPGGPYLADLVATMDEGAATEAALMRGEHGSETWCTAEMLRIRAARLLAQGDADDDAEALLQRSLDVARRQKALAWELRTATTLAELWQRRSRRTDALEVLSPVYERFTEGFDTRDMVRAAAILKLN encoded by the coding sequence ATGGGGGCGAATTTTGGCGAGCCAAAGGCAACCGGAGCGACAGGTGTGAGCGGGGTAGGCTACGCCTTTGGCGAGTTTCGCTTTTCGCCCGAGGCGCGCAACTTGTCTTTGTGGGGCGAGTCGCTGCATCTCGGCTCACGGGCACTGGGCATCCTTCGCGTCTTGGTAGAACGCGCGGGGAGCGTCGTCACGGTCGATGAACTACTGACGCTGGTCTGGCCCGATACGACCGTCGAGGAGACGAATCTCCGCGTCCAGATTGCTGCCCTGCGCAAGGTGTTCGCCCGTGGTGAGCAAGGGCGGGGCGCTATCGAAACAGTGCCGCGCGGCTATCGGTTCACGCTTCCCGTATCGCGGTGGGCGGACGATTCGAGTGAAGCTGAATCGCCCGCCGAGCACACCGACAACCTGCCGGCGGTGCTCGCCACCACGGTAGGTCGCGCGGAAACGATTGCTCGCCTCGCGCGCTTGCTGACAGAGCAACGCCTGGTCACCATCTGCGGACCTGGTGGAGTGGGCAAGACCACCGTGGCCATCGAGGTGGCGCGGCATTGCCTGCCGCGCTTTGCCGATGGCATCTGCTTCGTGGATTTCTCATCCATCGCCGATCCTGGCCTCGTCACCAGCGCGATAGCCTCCGCGCTCGGGGTCGCCGTGCATTCGAACGAGCCCATGGCGGGTGTATTTTCCTATTTGCATAAGAAGCGGATGCTGCTTCTGCTCGACACATGCGAGCACGTGGTCGACGCGGTCGCGAGTTCGGTGGAATTGTTGCTTTCGCAACTTTCCCATCTTCGTATTCTCGCGACCAGCCGCGAAGTTCTACGTGCGACGGGAGAATGGGCTTATCGCCTTCCCTCATTGTCCCATCCTACGCATCCGGACGGGTTGACCGCGGCCGATGCGCTCTCGTATTCCGCGGTGGATCTCTTCGTTCAATGTGCGCGGGCAACCTGCGATCAATTCGAGTTGCAGGATGCCAACGCCGCCGTGGTCGCGGCGATCTGCCATCGCCTGGATGGCATGCCGCTGGCCATCGAGTTTGCCGCCGCGCGCGTGGGGGAACTTGCCCTTCGCGAGATTTCCGCACGGCTCGACGACCGGTTCAACACGCTCACGCGAGGCCGCCGAACGGCGCTGCCGCGGCACAAAACGCTGGCGGCCACATTGGAGTGGAGTTACCAGCTCCTGCCGCGCGAGGAGCAAGCCATGCTGCGGCAGCTCTCGGTTTTTCGGGGTAGATTCACCGCCGATGCGGCGCTTGCCGTCGCCGGTACACGATGGGCGCGCTCGACGGCATTAACCTATCTGTCGAATCTTTTTTCCAAATCATTGCTCACCGTCGACGTCGGCGGGGAAGCGCCGCTTTATCGATTGTTGGATACGACCCGCGCCTTTGCGGCCGAACAGCGGACCGCGGAGGAGTGGCACGAGGCCTCACTCCGTCACGCGACGCATATGCTCGCATCGCTCAAGGAGTTCGACATCGATTACGAGTCCGGCGACGATCGCGATTGGACCGAGCACCATCGCACGTTGATCGATGATCTGCGCGGTGCAATCGCGTGGGCCCTGTCCGAGTCCGGGAGTCGCGATTTGGGCCTCCAACTCATAGGTAACGCCCTCCAGATCTGTTACGCGCTATCCCTTTTCGACGAATGTGCACGTCGGCTGAAAGGCGTGCTCGAGGCCACGCCCGAAACCCCTGTCACGGATCCGCTCGCGTTGGGGCGTGTCTGGCAAATGTACGGGCACGCGATGTGGCAGACGGCGGAGCCTATCCAAACAGTGATTGGCGCCTTTCGAACCACCCTTGAGTTGGCCCGGAATGCAGGCTCCATCGAGCAGCAACGGCAGGCGCTCTTTAGCCTGCATCTGGCTTTTGCTCAGAATGGCGATTACGCGCAGTGCTTGTCCGTCGCGAAGGAATACGCATCCATCGCAAAGACGTTCTCTTCGTTCGGGGTCGCGCTCAGGCACCAGAGAATGATGGCCGTGGCGCTTCACGGCACGGGAGAGCAGGAGGGAGCGCGAGCCTACGTAGCGCAAATGTTGACCGATGAGGCAGATCCCGCGGGCAAGGGCCGCCCGCGCGGCATTCGAGTGAGCACGTGCGTGGCCATTCGCCCGACGCTTGCGCGCATTCTCTGGCTGCAAGGTTATCCAGAACAGGCATGGGAATGCGCTTGCAATGGTGTCGAGCGTGCGCGCGCCATCGACCAGCCTCTCCAGGTGGCATGGGCGATCGCTTTCGGTGTGGTTCCCGTTGCGTGTTGGATGGGCAAAATCGCGGAGGCGAAAGAATTCGCGGATTTACTTCTCGCAACCTCGTTGGAGCACTCTCTCATCCTCAACTATCGCTTCGGGCAGGCCTACCAAGCCGTTTTGGACGGTACGTTCGATGCGGGCGGGGAACCACCGGGCGGCCCATACCTCGCGGATCTCGTTGCAACGATGGATGAAGGGGCGGCTACGGAGGCTGCCCTCATGCGCGGCGAACACGGTTCCGAAACATGGTGCACGGCGGAGATGCTTCGGATTCGGGCCGCGCGACTCCTCGCTCAAGGCGATGCTGACGATGATGCGGAGGCTCTTCTCCAGCGATCGCTGGATGTCGCGCGGCGCCAAAAGGCGTTGGCCTGGGAGCTCCGAACGGCCACGACGCTCGCGGAGCTTTGGCAACGTCGAAGCCGACGCACCGACGCGCTGGAGGTGCTCTCCCCAGTGTACGAGCGGTTCACCGAGGGCTTCGACACGCGGGATATGGTGCGCGCCGCGGCAATCCTGAAGTTGAATTGA
- a CDS encoding alpha/beta fold hydrolase yields the protein MDANEASTFEQCDLCHIWHIRTGRSVYIPFVKWNMTRRGIRSVATTAVSTSSSVEPCRLDGFDGKRGRQAAISAEGTGRPEFVKPACPRSIHLLQFEKRLQSVVLVHGSSASSRSMHPFAQCFAQAGFAVDAFDMRGHGDSGPRGDIAYIGQLDDDMEDFMHAVQPAGPKTLVGFSAGGGFAIRVAGGTRQALFDNYLFMAPAIHRRAPTYRPNAGGWAPDADAFERALSQWRHVLSAADVTTPPIAPLKRIAASDAGGSIVHMVPMDEVQYFEAADKYVRVLTATHEYLIRTPLKQLLPQLDPNVFCQVHRALVVRTDAIDSAQRDDAGKLQLTLRGRPEKIPVSRLYAHLFRAM from the coding sequence TTGGATGCGAACGAAGCATCTACCTTTGAGCAGTGCGACCTCTGCCACATCTGGCACATCCGGACCGGGCGATCGGTTTATATCCCCTTCGTGAAGTGGAATATGACCCGACGCGGGATCAGATCAGTGGCCACAACGGCGGTGTCGACAAGCTCGAGCGTTGAGCCGTGCCGGCTTGATGGCTTTGATGGCAAGCGCGGTCGTCAGGCCGCGATTTCCGCTGAGGGTACCGGTAGACCCGAATTTGTAAAACCAGCCTGCCCACGATCCATCCACCTCTTGCAGTTCGAGAAGCGTCTCCAGAGCGTGGTGCTGGTGCATGGCTCTTCGGCCAGCAGTCGAAGCATGCACCCCTTCGCACAGTGCTTTGCGCAGGCCGGATTCGCCGTCGATGCGTTCGACATGCGCGGCCACGGTGACTCGGGCCCGCGTGGCGACATCGCTTACATCGGCCAGCTCGACGATGATATGGAGGACTTCATGCACGCCGTGCAACCAGCAGGTCCGAAAACGCTGGTGGGCTTTTCGGCGGGCGGCGGCTTCGCCATCCGCGTGGCCGGTGGCACGCGCCAGGCGTTGTTCGACAATTACCTTTTCATGGCGCCCGCCATCCATCGCCGCGCGCCCACGTATCGGCCCAACGCGGGAGGGTGGGCCCCGGATGCCGACGCCTTCGAACGAGCCTTGTCGCAATGGCGACACGTGCTGAGCGCCGCAGACGTCACAACGCCTCCCATTGCCCCGCTCAAACGGATTGCTGCCAGCGATGCAGGCGGCAGCATCGTGCACATGGTGCCGATGGACGAGGTGCAGTATTTCGAAGCCGCCGACAAATACGTTCGCGTGCTGACCGCCACACACGAATATCTCATTCGTACGCCGCTCAAACAATTGTTACCGCAATTGGACCCAAACGTGTTCTGCCAGGTGCACCGCGCGCTGGTCGTGCGCACGGATGCCATCGATTCGGCACAACGTGACGATGCAGGCAAGCTGCAGTTGACCCTGCGCGGGCGCCCGGAGAAAATTCCGGTCAGCCGATTGTACGCTCATTTATTTCGCGCCATGTAA
- a CDS encoding alginate lyase family protein: MRIEVPPAFRLSRRGLLGGLGSMLALFPACGDGNGDGQGTNATTDPKGDGGAMVGDAAVPRSFRHPGLLHTEEDFARMRAKIAAGAQPWVDGYGALTRSGRAQLGSVPHPLQTVDRGGSGENFRTMVEDLERAYQFALRWKVSGDTAYADLAVQFLDAWSSTMTTLTGSADRFIAAGLYGYQWANAAEIMRTYPAWPAASVARVQKLLLEVFYPLCHDFLLEHNGAVITNYWASWDLLTLCGILAIGAFCDRVDIYNEAIDYFQNGRGNGAIAHAVYMIHPGYLGQWQESGRDQGHSTLGISCLASLCEMAWNQGDDLYGYDNNRFLAGAQYVAKSNLKDATGKSYELPFSTYVNNQGTMTAVSTAGMPNLRPCWESIYNHYVNRKGLAAPWVSAIAAQIRPEGGTWNGDDPSFGTLTHSLDPIAEGRAPSGLTGRVVGGKVLLSWWGSAHATGYQVKRSASAGGPFESLARVDEPCTYTDAPGHGVWHYSVAAMGAGGESLASNVVRIALPTEARLQLQDGALKGGASWGDGGVLLLDGASGHLELPQGGLSELGDFTIALWVYWNKATANTRVFDFGSSDIAYMALLPRDASGILRFAMTGTTYYGEQSIRAKSALPTTAWVHLAVTLSGTAGTLYVNGAVAGTNDAIALAPFQLGRTTRNWLGRSQYASDPYFDGRMRDLRIISGALGPSEIAALAK, from the coding sequence ATGAGAATCGAAGTGCCTCCGGCATTCCGCCTTTCACGGCGGGGCCTGTTGGGAGGTTTGGGCTCGATGCTGGCGCTCTTTCCAGCATGCGGTGACGGAAATGGTGATGGCCAAGGGACGAATGCGACCACCGATCCGAAGGGCGACGGCGGTGCAATGGTTGGCGATGCCGCCGTCCCGCGCAGCTTCCGCCATCCGGGCCTCTTGCACACGGAGGAGGATTTCGCGCGGATGCGCGCCAAGATCGCCGCCGGGGCCCAGCCTTGGGTCGATGGATACGGCGCCCTCACGCGCAGTGGTCGCGCGCAGCTCGGAAGCGTTCCGCACCCGCTCCAGACCGTGGACCGCGGCGGCTCCGGCGAGAATTTTCGTACGATGGTCGAAGACCTGGAGCGCGCCTACCAATTTGCCCTGCGCTGGAAAGTATCCGGCGATACCGCGTATGCCGATTTGGCGGTGCAGTTCCTCGATGCGTGGTCGTCGACCATGACGACGCTCACGGGTAGCGCGGATCGCTTCATCGCCGCGGGGTTGTACGGCTACCAATGGGCCAATGCCGCGGAAATCATGCGCACCTACCCGGCGTGGCCCGCCGCGAGCGTGGCGAGGGTGCAAAAGCTGCTCCTCGAAGTCTTCTATCCTCTTTGCCACGATTTTTTGCTCGAGCACAACGGCGCTGTCATTACCAACTACTGGGCCTCGTGGGACCTTCTTACGTTATGCGGAATTCTGGCCATCGGCGCCTTTTGCGACCGAGTGGACATTTACAACGAGGCCATCGACTACTTCCAAAACGGACGCGGCAATGGTGCCATCGCCCACGCGGTCTACATGATCCATCCGGGCTACCTCGGCCAGTGGCAGGAGAGCGGGCGCGATCAAGGGCATTCCACCCTGGGCATCAGTTGCCTGGCATCGCTCTGCGAGATGGCCTGGAACCAGGGGGATGATTTGTACGGGTACGACAACAACCGCTTTCTTGCCGGCGCCCAGTACGTGGCGAAATCCAACTTGAAAGATGCGACCGGCAAGAGCTATGAATTGCCATTTTCAACGTACGTCAACAACCAGGGCACGATGACCGCCGTGTCCACGGCCGGTATGCCGAATCTGCGGCCTTGCTGGGAGTCGATTTACAACCATTACGTGAATCGCAAGGGCCTTGCCGCGCCGTGGGTCAGTGCGATTGCCGCGCAAATTCGGCCAGAGGGCGGCACGTGGAATGGCGACGATCCGAGCTTTGGAACGTTGACCCATTCGCTCGATCCCATCGCGGAAGGTCGTGCACCGAGCGGGCTGACCGGCCGCGTCGTGGGTGGGAAGGTGCTCCTTTCGTGGTGGGGGAGTGCACACGCTACGGGTTACCAAGTGAAACGCAGTGCATCCGCGGGTGGTCCCTTCGAGAGCCTCGCCCGCGTCGATGAACCATGTACCTACACGGATGCGCCGGGCCATGGAGTCTGGCACTACAGCGTGGCGGCGATGGGCGCTGGCGGCGAGAGCCTCGCTTCCAACGTGGTGCGCATCGCACTTCCCACGGAGGCGCGGCTGCAGCTCCAAGATGGCGCTCTGAAGGGAGGGGCAAGTTGGGGCGATGGTGGTGTGCTGCTGCTCGATGGCGCCAGCGGCCATCTCGAGCTGCCGCAGGGCGGGCTTTCCGAGTTGGGCGACTTCACCATTGCGCTTTGGGTCTACTGGAACAAGGCTACCGCCAACACGCGCGTGTTCGACTTCGGGTCCAGCGACATCGCCTACATGGCCCTGCTCCCGCGCGATGCTTCGGGGATATTGCGCTTTGCCATGACTGGCACGACCTATTACGGCGAGCAGAGCATCCGTGCGAAGAGCGCGCTGCCGACGACCGCCTGGGTGCATCTGGCGGTAACGCTCTCCGGCACCGCCGGCACGTTGTACGTGAATGGGGCCGTTGCCGGAACCAACGACGCCATCGCCCTGGCGCCATTTCAACTTGGGAGAACCACGCGAAATTGGCTGGGTCGCTCGCAATACGCGAGCGACCCGTACTTCGATGGCCGCATGCGCGATCTGCGCATCATCAGCGGAGCCCTTGGCCCGTCCGAGATCGCTGCGTTGGCCAAATGA
- a CDS encoding pyrroloquinoline quinone-dependent dehydrogenase, with product MSTESALGFPNDGEWPAYGRDPGGARHSPLTQIDRDNVSRLQNVWTFHTGDISDGRNHPTPSNFEATPLYLFGTLYLSTGFDRVIALDPDTGAQRWAFDPKINLDVRRPGGLTSRGVAAWEDIWAPAHAPCRRRIFLATLDARLIALDALTGKLCTDFADGGTASVKGGLDDLEAGHFGMTSPPAVVNGVVIVGSSVVDGVGVAVPKGLVHAFDARTGAAKWTWDPIPRRPSDPGYDAWSPKDAARTRAANVWTVIAVDAKRDLVFLPTSSPAPDYYGGLRKGPGPHADSIVALRASTGKFVWAYQLVHHNLWDYDIAAPPALTVVRHHGRKVPAIAAAGKTGFLFVLDRETGVPLFPVEERPVPASDLPGEEAYATQPFPIATPNLVGDTTIPPASAFGLTPGDVAACARLIAEARSEGIFTPVSRRGSIQFPGPVGGVNWGGMAIDEARGLLITAVNRLPDLVRAIPRDEAYVPFPGEAFYEQTGTPYRVGRRVPVGPELGLPCTQPPFGKLVAVDLGTGRIRWEVPVGRLPGTEQIPGAERWGSATLGGPIVTDGGLAFIAGTMDDAIRAFDIDTGKELWKAPLPAGGQATPMTYRSPHGKQFVIIAAGGSTFLGRPPSDALVAFALPD from the coding sequence ATGAGCACGGAGAGCGCTCTCGGTTTCCCCAACGATGGCGAGTGGCCGGCGTACGGGCGTGATCCAGGCGGCGCGCGGCACTCCCCGCTCACGCAGATCGATCGCGACAACGTCTCGCGCTTGCAGAATGTGTGGACATTCCATACCGGCGATATTTCCGACGGGCGGAATCATCCGACCCCGAGCAACTTCGAGGCGACACCGCTTTACCTTTTCGGCACACTCTATCTGAGCACCGGCTTCGATCGCGTGATCGCACTCGATCCGGATACGGGCGCTCAGCGCTGGGCATTCGATCCAAAAATCAATCTCGACGTCAGGCGGCCGGGCGGGCTCACCTCGCGCGGCGTGGCCGCCTGGGAAGACATTTGGGCGCCCGCGCATGCCCCTTGCCGGCGGCGCATCTTTCTGGCCACCCTCGATGCGCGGTTGATCGCGCTCGATGCGCTCACCGGGAAGCTTTGCACCGATTTTGCGGACGGCGGCACGGCGAGCGTCAAAGGCGGGCTCGACGATCTGGAGGCAGGGCATTTCGGTATGACGTCGCCGCCGGCCGTGGTCAATGGTGTGGTGATCGTCGGCTCGAGCGTGGTCGACGGCGTGGGCGTCGCCGTTCCCAAAGGATTGGTGCACGCGTTCGATGCGCGCACCGGTGCGGCGAAGTGGACGTGGGATCCCATCCCGCGGCGCCCGTCCGATCCGGGCTATGACGCATGGTCCCCGAAAGACGCCGCTCGCACCCGGGCTGCCAATGTGTGGACGGTCATCGCGGTGGATGCCAAACGCGATTTGGTCTTTTTGCCGACGAGCTCCCCGGCGCCGGATTATTACGGCGGTTTGCGCAAGGGCCCGGGCCCTCATGCCGATTCCATCGTGGCCCTGCGCGCCTCCACGGGCAAGTTCGTTTGGGCATATCAACTCGTTCATCACAATCTATGGGATTACGATATTGCGGCGCCACCCGCCTTGACCGTCGTACGGCATCACGGCAGGAAGGTGCCTGCCATTGCGGCGGCCGGCAAAACGGGATTTCTCTTCGTCCTCGACCGTGAAACCGGGGTGCCGCTTTTCCCGGTCGAGGAACGTCCGGTGCCCGCCAGCGATCTTCCGGGCGAAGAAGCCTATGCCACGCAGCCGTTTCCGATCGCGACGCCCAATTTGGTGGGCGATACGACGATTCCGCCGGCAAGCGCCTTTGGCCTCACGCCGGGGGACGTGGCCGCGTGCGCTCGGCTCATCGCGGAGGCTCGTTCCGAAGGCATCTTCACCCCCGTGAGCCGTCGCGGATCGATTCAGTTTCCGGGGCCGGTGGGTGGCGTCAATTGGGGCGGTATGGCCATCGACGAAGCGCGCGGACTCCTGATTACTGCCGTCAATCGCCTGCCCGATCTCGTGCGCGCCATTCCGCGCGACGAGGCGTACGTGCCATTTCCCGGTGAAGCCTTCTACGAGCAGACGGGGACTCCTTATCGCGTCGGCCGGCGCGTGCCGGTCGGGCCCGAACTGGGATTGCCGTGCACGCAGCCGCCGTTTGGCAAGTTGGTCGCCGTGGACCTCGGCACCGGCAGAATTCGATGGGAGGTCCCCGTTGGCCGGCTCCCGGGAACGGAGCAGATACCAGGCGCCGAACGATGGGGTTCGGCAACCCTGGGGGGTCCCATCGTCACCGACGGCGGCCTTGCCTTCATCGCGGGCACGATGGATGACGCCATTCGGGCTTTCGATATCGATACCGGAAAAGAGCTATGGAAGGCACCGCTTCCTGCAGGCGGGCAGGCTACTCCGATGACGTATCGTTCACCGCACGGAAAGCAATTCGTGATCATCGCCGCGGGCGGAAGCACGTTTCTCGGGCGGCCGCCCAGCGACGCACTGGTTGCATTCGCATTGCCCGACTGA